A window of Carboxydothermus pertinax genomic DNA:
GCGGATTTAGGAGAACAACACCGGGAGCTTGCTGGACACTTGCTACTAAAAGCCCGGGAAATTGCCGAAAGGGAAGGAATCAGTGAGTCGGGATATCGCCTGGTGTCCAATTGCAGAAAAGATGGCGGTCAAGAGATTTACCACCTCCATTTCCACTTAATTGGCGGTAAACGGCTGGGAAAGTTTGCCTGATTAAGGCGGTAAAAGGGGTGGTATGGAGGGAGGGATAGAAAGTGGCAGAAGTTAGAGTTGGCAAAAATGAAACTTTAGATAGCGCGCTCAAACGCTTTAAAAGATCGTGCCAGAAAGCCGGCTTAATGGCTGAAATGCGCAAAAGGGAACATTACGAAAAACCGAGCGTGAGAAGGAAAAAGAAGGCTCAAGCCAAAAATAAGAAAAAGCGTTATGCCTAAGGTGATTGTATGTTAAACCGTATTGAACACGATTTAAAAGAAAGCATGAAACAAAGGGCAGCAGGAAAAGTAAGGCTTAATGTTTTAAGGATGGTAAAAGCAGCTATAAAAAATGCTGAAATAGAACGGGGAAGAAGTTTAACCGACGAAGAAATCCTTGGAATAATCCAAAAAGAAATCAAATCCCGCAAAGAAGTCCTACCCAACTATGAAAAGGCCGGACGAACCGAGGAAATTGCCAAAATAAATGAGGAAGTAAAAATCCTTAAAAGTTACCTTCCAGCTCAGTTAAAGGAGGCAGAGCTAGAAGAAATTATAAGGCAAACCATGGTGGAAGTTGGAGCTACAAAACTTTCGGACATTGGAAAAGTAATGCCAGCGGTAATGGCTAAAGTAAAAGGTCGGGCTGATGGGCGGGTAGTATCGGAGTTAGTAAAAAAGCTTTTAACAAATTAACATGAAAACCCTTCCGGCTGCATATTGATGTAGCAGGGAGGGTTTTTTTATGCCTAAAAAGTGGACAATTTCTCCGGGAGAAATTTTTGCCGATTTACCACGGGTAGTTTTTTTAGGCAGTGAAATGGTGATAGTAGAAGGCCACAAAGGGATTTTAGCATATTCACCGGAAGTAATAAAAATAAGCCGGCTTAAAGAAAAAATAATCCTTAAAGGAAAAAACTTAGAAATATTTTTAATTACTCCTGATGAACTGCAAATTACCGGACAGATTGAACGGGTATGCTTTGAAAGGGGGTAATTTTTTTGTTCAGGTGGTTCTTTGGGGAAATACGCTTTAAACTTCAGGGAACTGATATCGAGCGCTTTTTAAACCTAGCCTTTAGCCGACAAATTGACTTAAGGGAAGTAAAATATAACAAAAATGGACTTACTTTTAAAACAACTCTGAAAAATTTTCGAAAAGTAAAAGCGTTAGGGAAACAGGTAGGGGCCAAAACTCAAGTAATTTCTAAAGAGGGATTGCCTTTTTGGGGGAAAAAGATTTTAAAAAGGCCAGGGATAATAGCCGGGCTTTTTTTACTTTTAGGTATAATTTATACCTTAACTGGATTTATCTGGTTTATTGATGTAAAGGGGTTTGGTCAGGAAAAGGAAAAAGTCTATAAAATTTTAAGGGATAAGGGAATTAAACCCTGGACCGAGAAAAGAAAGATCGACGAAAAATATTTACAGCGGGAAATTATGGCCCAAATGCTCAATGTTTCCTGGGTGAGCATTGAAAAAAAGGGAGTCTGGCTTATTGTTAGCGGTAAAAGGCAAAAAGGAAATATTGGGCAAAAATATAAAAAGGCCGATATTGTCGCTAAGCGAGATGGCATAATAAAAGAGATCCTGGTGTTTCGCGGAAGCTTAAGAGTACGGATGGGACAAAAGGTTACTGCTGGCGAGGTGCTTATTTCCGGAGTAGATGAGTGGGGCAATGCCATTGTTGCCGATGGGACGATCAAAGCAGTTACCTGGTATAAAAAACAGGTATCGGTTCCTTTAAAAGAAGAACGGCTTGTTCCTACCGGACGTGAAAGTGAATTAATTAAACTTTATTTTGGCAGACACGAGATAACGATAAAAAAACCTAAAGAAAAATTTTCAATGGCGATTTTGGTAGAAAAACGTTATAGATTGCCAGGGTGGAGGAATATAATCATTCCTATCGAACTATATAGAGTAACTTATAAACAAGTAAAAAAGAATGTGAATTACCTAACCCTTGAGGAAGGAGCTCAAAAGGCGTATAATTTAGCATTAGAAGAGCTTAAAAAAGAAGTGGATGCGAGGCTTATTACCTATTTAGAAAAAAGCGTTTCTGGTATGGGGGATTCGGTAACGGTAACGGTAAAAGCTCAGGCCTTTGAAAATATTGGGCGACTTTCGGGAATACAGGAGGAGTGAATTTGGCTAAAAAAGAACAGCATGTGGTCGTAGCCGATCAAGAGTTTTTTCGGGCTTTATTTGGTAAATACGATGAAAATTTAAAGCTCATTGAAGAACTTTTGCCGGTAACTATAAATTTAAGAGAAGGAGAAATCCTGGTATCCGGGGAAGAAGAGGCGGTTAATAAAGCGGTTGGGCTTCTAGAAGACCTTTATAATTATTACCTTGCCGGAAATCCTATAACTACCCGGGAAATTCGCTACGCTTTTGCCGCAGAAAAAAGTGGAGTTTTAGGTCTTTTAGGGGATGAAACGGTTTACATTACTCCACGGGGTAAAAAAATAAAGCCGAAAAGCCTTGGACAAAAAAAGTATTTAGAAGCTATTAAAAAACATGATATTGTGTTTGCGATTGGCCCTGCAGGAACCGGGAAAACTTATTTGGCTGTAGTTATGGCGGTTTTAGCTTTAAAGCAAAAGGAAGTGGCCCGGATCATTTTAACTCGGCCGGCAGTGGAAGCAGGGGAGAAGTTAGGCTTTTTACCCGGAGATTTACAGGAAAAAGTGAATCCTTATTTAAGGCCGTTGTACGATAGTTTATATGATATTTTGGGGCTGGAGACAACTCAAAGATATTTAGAAAAACAAATCATTGAAGTTGCTCCTCTTGCGTATATGCGGGGCCGCACCTTGGATGATGCTTTTATTATTTTAGATGAAGCGCAAAATACCACTCCCGAGCAAATGAAAATGTTTTTAACCCGTTTGGGTTTTGGTTCTAAAGCGGTAATTACTGGGGATACAACGCAGGTAGACTTACCCCGGGGTCAGGAATCGGGACTGGTTGAAGCAGAACAAATCTTAAAGCCGATTAAAGGCATTAGTTTTTCTTATTTTTCCCGGGAAGATGTGGTTAGACATCCCTTAGTCCAGGAAATAATTGAGCAGTACGAAAAAGCCCGGAAAATCAAGGACAGGGAGGGAACGGGTCATTCTTAATTTTAAAATAAAGGTATGGTTGGAGCGGCTAAAAAATAATCAAAGGCTAATCCGGGGATTAGTGTTTACTGGTTTTTTCGTTTCCTATCTTTTTTTAATGTTTTTGGAGTTTTTTCCGCACCAAATAAGCCTTCAGGTAGGACAAGTTTCTCCAGAAACTATCAAAGCTCCTCGGAGTATAGTTTTTGAAGATAAGGCCAAAACCGAAGAAGCCCGGGAAAAAGCCCGCAGTCAAGTACCAAAAGTTTACTTAATTAACCCAGAAACCAATGGGGCTATTTTGGGGGAAGTAAACAACTTTTTCTTAAATATTGAAAAAATTCTCAAGCAAAGTCTTCCTCAAAAACAAAAAGAAAAACTAATTACCGCAGAAGTGCCTTTTACCTTGCCCGCGGGGATGGCTTATGACTTAGCTGGCATTACAGTAGAACGCTGGAAAGCTTGCGGGCGAGCTGCAACGGAAATTTTGGGGGAACTTTTAAAAAAAGAAATAACTCCAGAAAATTTTACCGAAATTAAGGCAACCCTTCCGGACAAGGTTAGCCGGTATAATTTAAGTTACCCGGAAAAAGAGGTTTTACTTTTAAGCTTAAATTATTATTTACGGCCCAATGCAGTATATGATCCGGAAGCTACCGAAAAGCTTCGGGATCGAGCGGCGCAAGCGGTGCCCAAAGTCTGGGTATCGGTAAAGCAAAATCAAAAAATAATAGGAGAAGGGGAAATAGTAACTCCGGAACATTTAGCAAAATTAGAGGCTTTGGGGCTTTTAAAGCCAAAGCCTTCCTTTAGAAATTTTATTGGAGCAGTTTTTATTATTTTATTTACAATGTTAACGCCGCTTTTTTATCTCTACCAGCAGCGGCGAGAGGTGTTTAATAATTTAAATTTATTAGTGTTATTGGGGATAATTTCCTTTTTTATTCTGGCTCTTGCAAAAAGCATTTTAGCCATAAATGTAGGGGCTTTTCCCGAGATGACACCCCTTGTTGGCTATGCGGTACCTTTAGGTGCTGCCACTATGTTAATAGCGATCTTAATTGACTTTAATCTTTCCCTTTTAATGACAGCAATTCTAGCTCTTTTAATTGGAATTGGGACGGAGTTAAATCTTAAAATGTCGGTAGTGGCCTTTTTTTCAGGCCTTGCCGGTGGTTTTGGTGTTTCCCACCTAAGCCAGCGTAAAGATTTAGCTCGAGCTGGGTTAAATATAGGAATTGTAGCAACAATAGCGATTCTTGCTTTAGAGCTAATTGATAAAACTTCATTGAGTACAGCTTTTTTAGCAGCTTTAGTTTTAGGTCCGATAAATGGAATTTTAGCTGCAGTTTTTACCAACGGCTTTTTACCCTATTTAGAAACGACCTTTAAAGTTACCTCGGCGGTTACTTTATTAGAACTAGCTACTCCTTCCCATCCCCTTTTAAAGAAGCTTTTAATGGAAGCTCCAGGAACTTACCATCATAGCTTACTGGTAGGGAATTTAGCGGAAGCAGCAGCGGAAAAAGTAAATGCTGATAGCCTTTTAGCCCGGGTGGGGGCATTTTACCACGACATTGGTAAATTAAAACGGCCTTACTTTTTTGTGGAAAATCAGTTTGGCAGCACCAATCCTCATGAAAAGCTAACTCCTAATTTAAGTACTTTAATTGTAACCTCCCATATCAAAGACGGGGTAGAGCTGGCCCGGGAGTATAAGCTCCCGGCGGTGGTGGTGGATATTATTGAACAGCACCATGGTACCAGCATCTTAAAATTCTTTTTCCAAAAGGCAATAGAAATAAACGGGTCGGAGGTAAAGGATGAAGATTTTCGCTATCCAGGACCTAAGCCCAAAACTAAAGAAGCAGCTTTAGTAATGCTGGCTGACTCGGTGGAAGCGGCGGTACGTTCGTTAAAATCCCCAACCCCCGGGCGGATAGAAGGCTTGGTACGAAAAGTAATAAAGGACAAGCTTTTAGATGGGCAGTTGGATGAATCTAATTTAACCTTTCAGGATTTACACAATATTGCTCAAGCTTTTGATAAGGTATTATCGGGAATTTTCCATAACCGGGTGGAGTATCCGGACATAAATCCGGAAGCTCTAAGAAAGGAGAAAAAATCTTGACGGAAATTAATAATCTTCAAGATAAAGTGCTGGTAGATGATATTTTACTTCAGGCAATAGAGAAAGCTGTAAGTTTTACTTTAAACGAGGAAGGATGCGAAGGGGTAGTAAGTGTTGCGCTGGTAGATAATAATT
This region includes:
- a CDS encoding histidine triad nucleotide-binding protein, which produces MMDCLFCKIARKEIPSALVYEDDLMVAFRDINPVAPVHILIVPKEHVESLADLGEQHRELAGHLLLKAREIAEREGISESGYRLVSNCRKDGGQEIYHLHFHLIGGKRLGKFA
- the rpsU gene encoding 30S ribosomal protein S21 codes for the protein MAEVRVGKNETLDSALKRFKRSCQKAGLMAEMRKREHYEKPSVRRKKKAQAKNKKKRYA
- a CDS encoding GatB/YqeY domain-containing protein, giving the protein MLNRIEHDLKESMKQRAAGKVRLNVLRMVKAAIKNAEIERGRSLTDEEILGIIQKEIKSRKEVLPNYEKAGRTEEIAKINEEVKILKSYLPAQLKEAELEEIIRQTMVEVGATKLSDIGKVMPAVMAKVKGRADGRVVSELVKKLLTN
- the yqfC gene encoding sporulation protein YqfC is translated as MPKKWTISPGEIFADLPRVVFLGSEMVIVEGHKGILAYSPEVIKISRLKEKIILKGKNLEIFLITPDELQITGQIERVCFERG
- the yqfD gene encoding sporulation protein YqfD produces the protein MFRWFFGEIRFKLQGTDIERFLNLAFSRQIDLREVKYNKNGLTFKTTLKNFRKVKALGKQVGAKTQVISKEGLPFWGKKILKRPGIIAGLFLLLGIIYTLTGFIWFIDVKGFGQEKEKVYKILRDKGIKPWTEKRKIDEKYLQREIMAQMLNVSWVSIEKKGVWLIVSGKRQKGNIGQKYKKADIVAKRDGIIKEILVFRGSLRVRMGQKVTAGEVLISGVDEWGNAIVADGTIKAVTWYKKQVSVPLKEERLVPTGRESELIKLYFGRHEITIKKPKEKFSMAILVEKRYRLPGWRNIIIPIELYRVTYKQVKKNVNYLTLEEGAQKAYNLALEELKKEVDARLITYLEKSVSGMGDSVTVTVKAQAFENIGRLSGIQEE
- a CDS encoding PhoH family protein — encoded protein: MAKKEQHVVVADQEFFRALFGKYDENLKLIEELLPVTINLREGEILVSGEEEAVNKAVGLLEDLYNYYLAGNPITTREIRYAFAAEKSGVLGLLGDETVYITPRGKKIKPKSLGQKKYLEAIKKHDIVFAIGPAGTGKTYLAVVMAVLALKQKEVARIILTRPAVEAGEKLGFLPGDLQEKVNPYLRPLYDSLYDILGLETTQRYLEKQIIEVAPLAYMRGRTLDDAFIILDEAQNTTPEQMKMFLTRLGFGSKAVITGDTTQVDLPRGQESGLVEAEQILKPIKGISFSYFSREDVVRHPLVQEIIEQYEKARKIKDREGTGHS
- a CDS encoding HD family phosphohydrolase — translated: MERLKNNQRLIRGLVFTGFFVSYLFLMFLEFFPHQISLQVGQVSPETIKAPRSIVFEDKAKTEEAREKARSQVPKVYLINPETNGAILGEVNNFFLNIEKILKQSLPQKQKEKLITAEVPFTLPAGMAYDLAGITVERWKACGRAATEILGELLKKEITPENFTEIKATLPDKVSRYNLSYPEKEVLLLSLNYYLRPNAVYDPEATEKLRDRAAQAVPKVWVSVKQNQKIIGEGEIVTPEHLAKLEALGLLKPKPSFRNFIGAVFIILFTMLTPLFYLYQQRREVFNNLNLLVLLGIISFFILALAKSILAINVGAFPEMTPLVGYAVPLGAATMLIAILIDFNLSLLMTAILALLIGIGTELNLKMSVVAFFSGLAGGFGVSHLSQRKDLARAGLNIGIVATIAILALELIDKTSLSTAFLAALVLGPINGILAAVFTNGFLPYLETTFKVTSAVTLLELATPSHPLLKKLLMEAPGTYHHSLLVGNLAEAAAEKVNADSLLARVGAFYHDIGKLKRPYFFVENQFGSTNPHEKLTPNLSTLIVTSHIKDGVELAREYKLPAVVVDIIEQHHGTSILKFFFQKAIEINGSEVKDEDFRYPGPKPKTKEAALVMLADSVEAAVRSLKSPTPGRIEGLVRKVIKDKLLDGQLDESNLTFQDLHNIAQAFDKVLSGIFHNRVEYPDINPEALRKEKKS